A stretch of DNA from Desulfuromonas sp.:
GTCGTCTGTCGTTTCAGTGTCGTCGTTCCGGTTTAGCTCGACGATTGGCGGCGCCCCGTTTTTTTTGACGACGCCGTCCGGCAGCTTGCCGTCAGTCGGCGGAATGTCTTTGTTGGCGTTCTGGTACGGATCATAAGAGGGGTCGGGCGGGGTCATTTTACCGCGATCGAGGATCTGATCACGGATGTCGGCCTGGCGGACTTCCTCGTTGAACGATGACTTTAATTCATCGGTTGCCTTTTTGAATTCGTTGAAACCGCGGCCAAGGGCGCGGGCGATATCGGGAAGGCGCTTCGGCCCGATAACAATCAGGGCCAGGGCCAGGATGACCAGAAGTTCCGGAAAGCCGATGCCGAACATAGTTTCTCCATCTGACGGATCTCATTAAGCCGCACGAAACGGGTGAGCAGAGGATAGCGGCTAAAGCCAGTAGTGTCAAGGGCTAAGGCTGGATAAGGGTTTGACATATCAGGGTTTTTACACTAGACTACGGCCTTCCGATTTGCCGAGGAAAGGTGTCATGGAACTCTACGAAACCAAAAAAGAAATCCGCCGGCTGCTGGACGAGAAAGACGCCCTGCTGCTGGCCCATAATTACCAACGTGACGAAATCCAGGAAATCGCCGATATCGGTGGCGATTCACTCGCCCTGGCGATGGCGGCGGCCGAAACCGACAAGAGTGTCATCGTCTTCTGCGGGGTCCATTTCATGGCCGAAAGCGCCGCCATCCTTTCGCCGGAGAAGACGGTGCTGCTGCCGCGCCTCGATGCCGGCTGCCCGATGGCCGACATGGTCACCGCCGATGGCCTGCGCGAGCTCAAGGCCAAACACCCGGAGGCGACGGTTGTCACCTATGTCAACTCATCGGCGGCGGTCAAGGCCGAAAGCGATATCTGTTGTACCAGCTCGAATGCGGTCAATGTTGTCAACTCGCTCGATGCCGAAGAGGTACTGCTGGTGCCGGACCGCAACCTCGGCCAGTACATTGCCGACCGGACCGACAAGACCTGCTATTTCTGGGACGGCTACTGCCCGACCCACGAACGGCTCGAGGTTGCCGATATCGAACGGGCGAAAGCGGATCACCCGGATGCCCTGTTCATGGCGCACCCGGAATGCCCGCCGGCGATCCTCGCCATCGCCGATCACATCTGCTCAACCAGCGGTATGTACAGTTATGCCAGCCAGAGTGATGCGAAAAAATTCATCGTCGGCACCGAGATGGGTATCCTGTACCGCCTGCGCAAGGAAAACCCGGACAAGGAATTCATTCTGCCGACGACGAAGCTGATCTGTCCGAACATGAAGCTGACCTCGCTCGACGATGTGCTGCATGCCCTGCAGACGATGTCGCCCCAGGTGACGGTGCCGGAGGATGTCCGGATTAAAGCGAAAACATCACTCGACCGGATGCTGGCTGTACCGCGAGATTGATTGACTGATCTAATCCTGAACTGGGCGTGTCCGATCGAGATGTCGGGCACGCCTTTCTTCTTTGGGGCTTGCGATGTCCGAGAATGAACAACGCATAGAGGCGAGACACGCGACGCTACAATCGGTCGCGGAAGGTTTTGCCGCGCATCGGCATCTTGAGGTGCATGGTCTGACCAACCCGGTCGCGGCCCGACTTCTCGCCGAGCTGCTGAAAACAGCCGAGCGGACGATAGCGGTCCTCGTCGCTGACCAGAAAGAGGCGGCGAAACTGGCGGCCGACCTCTCTTTCTTTCATAATCCGGACGAAATTGTCATCCTGCCGCATTGGGAGGTCGGGCCGTACGATCCTCTAAGCCCGCACCCGGAAGTTGAGGCGGAACGGGTCGCGACCCTGGCGGCTCTGCATGCCGGCTCGGCCCGGGTTGTCGTTGTGCCGGTCCGGTCGTTGCTGCAGCGGGTCATGCCGCGCCCGGTTCTCGATCAGCTTGCCTTTCACCTGGTTGTTGAGGAGGAGTACCCGCGGCAGGACTTGAAGAACCGGCTGCTCGGTCTCGGCTACCAGCCGGTGCCGATGGTTGAGGATCGCGGCACCTTTTCCCTGCGCGGCGACATCCTCGATATCTATCCGGCGGCGAGCCGGCAACCACTCCGGTTCGACCTGTTCGGCGATTACATCGAGCAGATCCGGCCCTTCGCGGTCGACAGTCAGCGGACCGGAGAAGAGTCGCTGGCCGAGGTCTTGCTGCTTCCGGCCCGCGAGATGGTCCTGGCCGGCGAGCATCTTGATTATTTCCTGCAAAAGCTGCAGGAACGGTGCGATGATCTTGACATGACCCGGACCCGGCGCGAAGAGATTCTCGACGAGTTTCGTGAAGCTCTGCCGGCGCCGGGCCGCGAATTTCTTCTGCCCCTCAATTACCCGCAGCTTTCAACTCTCTTCGATTATCTGCCCGAGGCAGGCTGGGCGGTGATCGACCCACCGGCGATTGAACAGGCCATGGACCGGTTCGCCGCCGAAATCCGTGAGGGCGAACAGCGTATCAGCAACAGCGCTGAACCTTATGTCGCCGCGGATCAGCTGTTTCTTGACCCGGGGTCTGCAACTGAACAGCTCGACAAGGGCCGGCGCATCGACATCACCCGCCTGCAGCTTTATCACCTTGAAGCCGACTGGCCGCTCTACCGGGTCGAGGCTTTGCCGAACAGCGACTTTCACTGCTCGGCAAAGGAGCTGCGGCAGGGCCTCGACCGCCTGGTCGAACAAATCGAAACCTGGCGGACAGAAGACTGGCGCATTCTTTTTGCCTGTCACCAGCCGGGTCAGGCCGAACGGCTGCAGGAGATGCTGTCGGCCCATGGTCTCGAACTGCCTTTGGTTCCGGACCGCCGGCTGGCCGATATTCCCCGGGGGGAAGCGCTGGTCTGCGTTGGTGAACTGTCGGCCGGCTTTCGTCTGCCGGATGAAAAGATCGCACTGTTCAGCGATGAGGATATTTTCGGAACCCGGGCCCGGCGCCGGACCCGACGCCAGAAACGGCGAACCCTCCTGCCTTCACTCTCCGAGCTCAAGGAAAACGATTTTATTGTTCATACCGATCATGGCGTCGGCCGATACCGCGGTCTTCAGCATCTACAGACCGGATCGACCGAAGGCGACTACCTGCTGATCGAGTATGCCGGCGATGACAAACTCTATCTGCCGATCGACCGGATCGAGCGGGTCCAGAAATATGTCGGAGCCGACGGGCATGTGCCGAAACTCGACAAGATGGGCGGCACCGCCTGGGAAAAAGCGAAGTTCAAGGCGCGGGCTGCGGTCGAGGAGTTGGCGCGCGATCTTTTGAAAATCCAGGCAAAGCGGAAAATGAACAAGGGCCACAGCTTTCCGCATCCAGGCGCCGACTTCCGTGAATTCGAGGCGACCTTTCCCTACGAGGAGACCACCGACCAACTTGCCGCCATCGAGGATGTCCAGGAGGATCTGCAATCGGAGAAACCGATGGATCGGCTCGTCTGCGGTGATGTCGGCTACGGCAAAACCGAGGTTGCGATCAGGGCTGCCTACCGTGTCGCCCTTGAAGGGAAACAGGTCGCACTGCTGGTCCCGACGACCATTCTCGCGCGGCAGCACTGGACGACCTTTCGGGCGCGCTTCGCCGGGACCGCCGTCGAGGTTGACATGCTCTCGCGGCTGCGCAGTCCGGCCGAGCAGAAGGCGGTCATGGAGAAGCTGGAGGCGGGCAAGATCGATATCATCATCGGCACCCATCGCCTGTTGCAGCGCGATGTCCGCTTTCGCGATCTCGGTCTGATTGTTATTGATTAAGAACAGCGCTTCGGAGTGACGCACAATGAGAAACTCAAGCGTTTCCGCGCCGAAGTCGATGTTCTGACCATGACCGCGACGCCGATACCCCGGACCTTGCAGCTCGGAATGCTCGGCCTGCGCGACCTTTCGGTTATCGACACGCCGCCGGTCGATCGGCTTGCCATCCGGACGTATGTCTCCCGCTTCGATGATGATCTGATCCGCCAGGCGGTTCTGCGTGAACTGCAGCGCGGCGGCCAGGTCTTTTTTGTCCACAACCGGGTGCAGACCATAGACGCCATGGCCGATTTTATCCGTCAACTGGTACCGGAGGCAAAGGTCGCGGTCGGCCACGGCCAGATGGGGGAGCGGCAACTGGAAAAGGTCATGCTCGATTTTATCGAAGGGAAGAACAATGTCCTCGTCTGCAGCACCATCATCGAAAACGGCATCGACATTCCGCGCGCCAATACCATTATCGTCAACCGGGCCGACTGTTTCGGTCTGTCGCAACTCTACCAGTTGCGCGGCCGGGTCGGGCGCTCTGATCGGCGGGCTTATGCCTACCTGCTGATTCCCGGCGAAGGGCTGCTCAGTCGCGAGGCGCGGGAACGTTTGCGCATCCTGCAGGAACAGACCGAACTCGGGGCCGGATTCAGAATCGCCAGCCACGATCTTGAATTACGCGGCGCCGGAGAACTGCTGGGCGCCAGGCAGGCCGGCCAGGTGACAGCGGTCGGATTCGAGATGTATACCGATCTACTCGAAGAGACCATTCAAGAACTACAGGGCCTGGCGAAGGAGGATCGGATCGATCCCGACGTCCGGCTCGGGATCTCGGGCTACCTGCCGGAGGTCTATCTGCCGGACCCGAATCAGCGGCTGGTTTTTTACCGCCGGCTTGCGACTGCCGAGTCGGATGAAGAGATTTACGATCTCGCCGATGAGTTGCGTGAACGATACGGCAAGGTTCCCGCCGCCGGACAGATGCTGATCGAACTGATGAAGCTCAGGGTTCTGCTCAAACAGCTGCGGATCGAGAGCGCCGAATTCGACGGGCGGCGACTGATATTCGGGTTTCACGCCGCAACCAGGGTCTCTCCGGAAAAAATCCTCAGCCGGCTGCAGCGGCCGGACGTAAAAAGCAGCTTCTCGCCGGACTACAAGCTGACCCTCGAAGTCGGGCGGATCGGTGATAGTGAACTGCTTGATTTTGCTAAAAAAGAATTGCTTGCTTTTCTTGAGTCGTGATAGTTTGAACGCTCATGATTTCGAGGTTCGGACCTCGATTTATTCCTTATGAAGGGTTGGTTATGCGCCGTTGCCTGATCACCGGTACAATCACTTTTTTCCTGATGCTTCTGCTTTTGAGTGCCTGCAAGAAAGAGAGTGAAGCGCCCTCCCCGATCTTGCTTCGGGTCGATGGTCGTGAAGTCAGTCTCGAGCAATTCCACAAGCGGTTTTCAAAGTCATTGCCCCAGGGGCATAAGCTCTCCGAGGAAGAACGGGAAGAGCTCGAACGTTCTTTTCTGGTCCAGGTGATTGATCGGGAACTGACCCTCGCCCAGGCGGATCGTATGGCGATCCGGATTTCACCCGAGATGCACGACAAAGCGATCGAGGAAGCCCGCAAGGAATATCCTGCCGGGACCTTTGAGACGATGCTGCGCGAACGGGGAACCAGCCTGCAGGAATGGAGCAATGATCTGCAGGAGGACCTGCTGATGGAGAAGGTCGTTCATCAGCGAGTCTATGCCAAGTTAGAGGTCAGTGAACAGGAGATCGCTGATTACTACAAGGAGAACCAAAAGGAATTTGACCGACCGGACCAGGTCCGGGCCCGGCAGATAGTTGTTTCAACCGAAGAGGAGGGGCAGAAAGTTCTTGGCCTGCTTCGCCAGGGTGAAGATTTTGCCGATATCGCCCGCAAATATTCGCTCTCTCCCGATTCGAACGAGGGTGGCGATCTCGGCTTCTTTGCCAAGGGCGAAATGCCGCCGGAGTTCGAGAAAGCGGTCTTTAACCTCGCCGTCGGCCGGCTCAGTGACCTCGTCAAGAGTGAGTATGGCTATCACGTGTTCCTGGTTGAGGAGAAGCGCCAGGCAGCCCAGCTGACCCTGGATGACGTCAGGGACGAAATTCGTGAAACCCTGCTCTCGGCAAAGAAGGAAAAGGCTTACCAGGAGTGGCTGCGGGATTTGCGGAGCCAGGCGACGATTGAGATGGACTGGTCCCTTTTCAAGTGAGTTGATCTTTTTTAAATTACGGCGGAAGACTCCGGGCGGCCGCGTCAATCAAGCTGGCATGCTGCTCATCCACAGACTCTCGCTTTTCCTGACCTTGCGAAAAAAATATCAATCCTTATATTGATGAATCGGTAATCAATCAATGCGAGAGAACTCAACGATGCAAAATAAAATCATTTCAGCACTCATCTTTTTTCTCCTGTTCACTGCGGTCAACTGTTCTGCCGAAGTCATCAGTAAAGTCGCGGCGGTGGTCAACGATGCCGTGATTACGACCCGCCAGCTGGAGGCTGCCTTTGCGCAGGCCTTAAAGCTGAATCCGAACAGCGCGTCCCTGACTGCCGCAGAAAAGGAGAAGATGCGACTGAAGGTTCTCGATCAGCTGATCGAGGAAGAGCTGTTCAAGGATCGGCTCAAGCAGCTGCGGATCAAGGTCTCGGAAGAGGATGTCGAAGCCGCTGTCGAGGATGTGCAACGCCAGAACAACCTGACGCGTGAACAACTGGCGCAGGCCCTGCAGCAGCAGGGGATGGATTTTGCAACCTACCAGGACCAGCTGCGCAAGCAGATTCTCCGCTTCAAGCTGATCGGCGCCGAGGTGCAAAGCAAAACCGAAGTGACCAGCGCCGAGGTCCGGGAATATTACCGTGATCACATCGATGAATATCGCGAGCCGCCCTACATGCAGCTGAGCCGATTCACTCTGCCGATCCCCGGAAGTGCCGACGAAGAAGAGATTGAGGAATTGAGAAACCAGGCAATAGAGGCGCGGAAACGGCTGGTCGAGGGGGAGGCGGTCAACACCCTGCTGGTCTCTTATGCCCTTTCCGGAGCCGAAGGTGGTGATATGGGCCGATTCCGGGTTGGCGAATTGAGCGAATCCTTTGACCGGGTGGTGCGTAACCTTGAGAGTGGCAAGATCAGTGAAATCGTGGAAGTCCCGAATGGTTTTTTTATCTTCAAGATGACCGACCGGAGCAGCGGCGGCGAAAAGCCGTTTGACGAAGTGCGCCCCGGAATCGAACAGATCCTGCAGGAAGAGAAGCGGGAACAGGCGTTCAAGGATTGGAACAGGGAGTTGCGGGAAGAGGCCTATATCGATATCCGGATTTAAAACATCAAGTTTTTTCTTTTATTTATCTGCTTTTACGGAAAGATGTAGTTGGAAACATCTTAAATGATGATATAAGGTTAGGTGGCATCCGGAGTCGTTGACCTGAACGTATTTTTTGTAAGTCTGATTGGGGGCACACATTATGTATACGACCGGGCCGCATTTCTTTTTTACCAGCGGCGCAAAATTTAAAAACAGAAGCAAAGCCGCAAAATTGATGCGGCTTTTTGTTTTTTTTCTGATTTTTTGTCATCTGTTGACCGGTTGGGTTTTTGCAGCCAAGTGGCAGCCGCATGCTGATTTTACCGGCAAAGGAGGTAGCGAACGCAGCCTTGGCGAGATGGAGCTCTTTATCCCGATTGATGAAACCGACAAAGAGCTGCTGTTCCTAGACATCCGTGGCCAGTTTGATGACCTGGAAAATTCGGAAGGAAACTTCGGGATCGGTTACAGGAAAATCCTGCCTGGCAATGATCGAATCATCGGGGGTTATCTCTTTTACGATCTTATTTCAACGGATGCCGGCAGTGATTTCAGTCAGTTCACTCTCGGGGTTGAAAGACTGACG
This window harbors:
- a CDS encoding quinolinate synthase, with the translated sequence MELYETKKEIRRLLDEKDALLLAHNYQRDEIQEIADIGGDSLALAMAAAETDKSVIVFCGVHFMAESAAILSPEKTVLLPRLDAGCPMADMVTADGLRELKAKHPEATVVTYVNSSAAVKAESDICCTSSNAVNVVNSLDAEEVLLVPDRNLGQYIADRTDKTCYFWDGYCPTHERLEVADIERAKADHPDALFMAHPECPPAILAIADHICSTSGMYSYASQSDAKKFIVGTEMGILYRLRKENPDKEFILPTTKLICPNMKLTSLDDVLHALQTMSPQVTVPEDVRIKAKTSLDRMLAVPRD
- the tatB gene encoding twin-arginine translocase subunit TatB; the encoded protein is MFGIGFPELLVILALALIVIGPKRLPDIARALGRGFNEFKKATDELKSSFNEEVRQADIRDQILDRGKMTPPDPSYDPYQNANKDIPPTDGKLPDGVVKKNGAPPIVELNRNDDTETTDDEGNETDDER